The Hyphomicrobiales bacterium nucleotide sequence GAGCCTGACGATGGAGAGCGCGACCGCCGCCCCGGAGCCTTCGCCGAGCCGCATGGCGAGGTCGACGAGCGGGCGCGCATCGAGCGCTTCGAGCACGATGGCGTGGCCGGCCTCCTGCGAGCGGTGCGAATAGAGCAGCCAGTCGCCGGCCGACGGGTTGAGCCGCAAGGCCGCGAGCGCCGCCACCGTCACGATGAAGCCGTCGACGAGTACCGGTAGACCGGCCTGCGCTGCCCGCACGATGGCCCCGCTCAGCGCCGCGATCTCGAGCCCGCCGACCGCCTCCAGCACGGCGAGGGCATGGTCTGCCTCCCGTCCGCTGGCAACCGCGCCGGGTCCGGCAAGCAGGCCGTGGTGCGCGAGCGCTGCGGCGACCACCGAGGCCTTGTGCGCGACGCCGGCTTCATCGAGCCCGGTACCGCGTCCGACCAGTTGTTCGGGGGCCCGCCCAGTGAGCGCGGCCGCGATCGCTGCCGCCGTGGTGGTGTTGGCGATGCCCATCTCGCCGAGGATCATGAGGTCCGCCCCGTCGGCGATGGCGCGCCCGACCGCACGGCGTCCGGCGCCGAGTGCGTGTGCGAGTTCGCGACGTGTCAGCGCCGCCGTCCGGCTGAAGTCGCGCGTGCCGCAGCAGGGCTTGTCGGTGATGGCGCCGGGAATCGGCGAGCTGGCGAGCGTACCGGCATCGACGACCGATAGCCG carries:
- the cobT gene encoding nicotinate-nucleotide--dimethylbenzimidazole phosphoribosyltransferase; the protein is MGDDVGNAFGWLAAPVPTPSREHAAAAAARQGQLTKPAGALGRLEEIAIRLAGQQRRERPRIERPEVIVFAGDHGIAAQGVSAYPAEVTVQMIANFVNGGAAISVLARAQGARLSVVDAGTLASSPIPGAITDKPCCGTRDFSRTAALTRRELAHALGAGRRAVGRAIADGADLMILGEMGIANTTTAAAIAAALTGRAPEQLVGRGTGLDEAGVAHKASVVAAALAHHGLLAGPGAVASGREADHALAVLEAVGGLEIAALSGAIVRAAQAGLPVLVDGFIVTVAALAALRLNPSAGDWLLYSHRSQEAGHAIVLEALDARPLVDLAMRLGEGSGAAVALSIVRLALAVHDGMATFEEAAVAGRSAS